From a single Solanum dulcamara chromosome 4, daSolDulc1.2, whole genome shotgun sequence genomic region:
- the LOC129887548 gene encoding uncharacterized protein LOC129887548: MLAQEIIHSIKRPKIGDNVVIKLDMVKAYDRVSWSFICLVMRRMGFGEIFIDMVWRLMANNWYSVIVNGGRHGFFDSTRGLKQGDPLSPALFVIGAEVLSRMLNNLHQHYLYRGFYMEKKGPLINHLSFADDIISFTSTCKYSLKLIMKTLQRYEKSLGQLINKEKSQCMLPLNTNPEIMSRITSITEFKHTHGPITYLGCPLYIGRQRIIYFTSMVSKVTSRIRGWQTKVLNYGGRAALVKYVLQSLPIHLLSAITPTATTLKQIKSLIANFFWGWDKEKRKYHWASWETLSYPTEEGGIGMKNLKDVCQALQYKQWWTFRYKKTLWGSFLRAKYCQRAHPVIKKWDTVNHLCGST, encoded by the coding sequence ATGTTGGCACAAGAAATCATTCACAGCATCAAAAGACCTAAGATTGGTGATAATGTTGTTATCAAACTAGACATGGTCAAAGCCTATGACAGAGTGTCTTGGTCATTCATATGCCTGGTTATgagaaggatgggatttggagaaatatttatagatatggtttggaggttaaTGGCCAATAATTGGtattcagttattgtgaatggtggtaggcatggttttttcgattctacaagaggcctcaaacaagGAGATCCATTGTCCCCTGCCCTCTTTGTAATAGGTGCTGAAGTTCTTTCAAGAATGCTCAATAATTTGCATCAACATTACCTGTACAGAGGTTTTTACATGGAGAAGAAGGGCCCCTTGATTAATCATctgagctttgctgatgatataatcagCTTCACTTCAACTTGTAAATactctctcaagctgatcatgaagacactcCAGAGGTATGAAAAAAGTTTAGGTCAGCTTATTAACAAGGAGAAGAGTCAGTGCATGCTCCCCTTGAATACCAATCCTGAGATTATGTCAAGGATCACTTCCATCACTGAATTCAAGCATACTCATGGTCCTATTACCTATTTAGGATGTCCTCTATATATTGGAAGACAAAGGATCAtttactttactagtatggtgtcTAAAGTGACCTCTagaattagaggatggcagACCAAAGTCCTCAACTACGGAGGGAGAGCtgctcttgtgaagtatgtgCTGCAGTCTCTCCCAATTCATCTTCTATCTGCTATCACCCCTACTGCCACTaccctcaaacaaataaagtctcttatagcaaacttcttttggggatgggacaaagaaaagaggaaataccattgggcttcatgggagaccctcagctatcCAACAGAAGAAGGAggtattggtatgaaaaatCTTAAAGATGTGTGCCAAGCATTGCAgtataaacaatggtggaccTTCAGGTATAAGAAGACTTTATGGGGGAGCTTCTTGAGGGCCAAGTACTGCCAAAGAGCTCatccagtaatcaagaaatgggacactgTCAATCACttatgtggaagcacatga